The genomic interval TAAGTAAAATAAAAGTACTACACGAGATCAACCAGTTCGTTATTGGTGATGTTGAAAAATGGCTCATAGATTTTCAGTTTGTGTCAAAAAAATACAGACCGCGATTATTTTTCTGCCAGCTGAAAGGAAGAGTATGGGATAAGTGAGTTCTTGGGAGTATTTGTTATCTCCCAAACCTGCTTGGTGGGAAAACCATTTTTCTTCTGAGGTGTCAGATCAAGTCGAGACTAATACATCTGAGGTTGCTGTTCTTTACTTGAAGTATTAAAGGTATGTACGGCGTTATTCGTTTCATCTTTATAGATTCTCTGGGTTTATTGGCTTTATTTTTTGAGTGAACGGGGTTCGTAATATCGTTGTCCACGCCTATAACGATAAACGGAAGTAGCGTGCGGCGCAGAGTTTCTTAAAGAGAGCCGCAGTGCTACAAAATATGATAGAGAGTGTAACAATTTGTTCGGTACTTGGCATACGGCGGAGACGGCCATTGCTGCCAGTGTTGAGTGTTTTGTATTGATTTCCACGAACCGCCACACCAATATAACGGGGCCAGCAAGCGGCAGGCGGAACTGGTGTTGCAGGCTTTGGCTCAAGACGGTATTCTCCGCGGTGCGTTTTGGTAGTGTGCTGGGTTCTTCCGATTCTGTGGTGCCTCAGTTCCGGGACCATATTCGCGATGGCGGCCTGCGGTTACCGTTACCCACCTGGATACTATCCGTTATTTCATGACCATCCCCGAGTTCATTCAGCCAACTGGTGCTTCAGACTGGTAGTATTGGCTTGGGCGGTGAGGTGTTCATTCTGGAAACTGGGGAGCCGGTAAAGATTGCCGACTTGGCCCGGAAGATGATTCTTCTGAAGGGCCTGGAAGAACAAACGAAGAGCATCCCACAAGTAATATTGAAGTGGTTTACACTGACCTGCACCCGGGGGGTAAAAACTATACGGGGGCTGCTATTGGTGATGATCAGGCGCCTCGCACCCGCCCATTAAGATGGCGCGGGAAGTGTCTTTGAAAAGAGGGCGGGTTGAAGTGCTCTGCCAGTTGCAGCGAACAAGCCAGCCCTTCGATTGCGCCGCAATTATCGAGGTGCTGAAAGGCGCCAAGGTGGGCTATGCGCCCAATGACGGCTTGAAAGCAAAGGAAAGTCACATTTTATCCTTTGCGTGGTTTGAAAAAATCAGGAAGACTTTATCAACAACCCTGCCAGGGAAACAACGTTTCAAAATCAGGGTTTTATACCCTTAACGTGTAAGAAACAAACTGCAAAATTTATATAAGCGCCGCAATTGATAACGAAACTAAAAAGCCTTACCAAAAGCAAATTTGTCCGCAATGTTGCTATCGTAGCGACGGGTACCGCCGGCGCTCAGGCCATTACTATGGCTTTCTCGCCGGTGATTACCCGCCTGTACGGCCCTGAAGCCTTTGGTATGCTTGGTACCTTTATGGCCATATTAACCATTGTGATGCCTGTTGCAGCGCTGGCTTACCCCATTGCTATTGTATTGCCTGAATCAGACGCAGATGCTAAGGGGCTTGCCAGGTTTAGTGCTGGGCTGGCTTTTGCCATCGCTATAGTAACAGCTTTGGTATTGCTGGCAGCAGGTGGCAGCATAGCTCAAATACTGAGTCTGGAGGCAATAGGGCCGTTCCTGATGTTTATACCAATAGCCATGTTGTTTTCAGCTTTTCAGCAGATCCTTACCCAGTGGCTGATTCGGAAAAAACAATTCAAGATAACTGCTCGAGTGGCCGTTATACAGGCCTTAGTAATTAATTTCATGAAAACAGGCGTCGGTTTTCTGTACCCGGTTGGGGGCGCGCTTATTGTTCTGGCAACTCTCGGCCAGATGCTTCTCGCACTTTTACTGTTGGTAGGGATGCGAGGCAGGGACACTGCGTTGCCAAGAGAAGATGAAAGTACTGCTACGATCAGAGAATTGGCCAAGCGTCACCGTGATTTCCCGCTGTTTCGTGCTCCACAAAACGCAATTAATGCGTTCTCCCAAAGCTTGCCTGTGTTGATGTTGGCAAGCCTTTTTGGCCCATCATCGGCCGGTTTCTATAGTCTTGGCAGGACGGTGATGGGTGTACCTTTAAACTTGATAGCTAAATCTGTTGGCGATGTGTTTTATCCTCGCGTTACAGAGGCGGTCAATAACAAAGAGAATGTTTTCCGGCCCATCCTTAAAACGACGCTTGCTCTGGCTGCCATTGGCATTGTGCCTTTCACAATTGTGATCGCTTTGGGACCTTTTCTATTTTCACTGGTATTTGGTTCTGAGTGGGCAGCAGCAGGGGAGTATGCACGCTGGCTTGCTCTGTGGATGTTTTTTGGTTTTATAAACAAACCGAGTGTGGCTGCGATGCCGGCATTAGGAATGCAGTCGTGGCTATTGGTCTATGAATTGTTTAGTACAGGTTTGAAGGTTGCTGCGCTAGCACTAGGTTTTTATTACTTTAACGATGATTTAACTGCTATAGCCTTAATGTGCGCTTCCGGAGTGGTTGCGTATCTGGCGCTTATATTAAAAGTTTTAGTGAGGGCATATTCTGGTGATTTTAATGGATAAGCAGGTTGAAAAAAAACATTATGATTTTTCAAAGTACGTAACTAAAGAACGATGGTGCAGCATATGGCACCAGTTAGATGAGGTGTTGGGTTTAGAGCCTGAAAGTGTCCTTGAGGTTGGCCCTGGTCCTGGTCTTTTCAAAGCAGTGGCAGGTGGTTTCGGGCTGAAGGTGGATACCCTCGATATCGCAGAAGATTTGAATCCAGACATTATTGCATCAGCTGTTGATATGCCACTTTCTGATAAGAGCTACGATGTTGTTTGCTCTTTTCAGATGCTTGAGCATATTCCATTTGACATGAGTAAAAATGCGCTCAAGGAAATGGCCAGAGTCTCAAGAAATCATATTGTTATTAGTCTTCCAGATGCTGAAATTCAATGGCCGTATAGTCTGTATGTGCCAAAACGTGGCACCAAGAAGCTACTACTTAAAAGGCCATTTTCGAAGATTAAAGAACATGAGTTCGATGGTGAGCACTACTGGGAAATAAACAAGAAGGGTTACGAATTGCAGGTTATTCAGGGGGAAATTGAAAACTCCTTGGAAGGCTTTAAGCTCAAGAAAACATATAGAGTCCCAGAAAACCCTTACCATCGCTTTTTTGTTTTTGAAAGAATTTAGGTAAACATCCGATGGATATTGGTAGGTAGCCGGTCATTTAAACCGTTACAGCAAATGGTCTTTGCGGCTATTGAGTGGCGCCAGTGATCTGACGATGTAGGTAGTAATTCGCAATGCAATTAATAATGAGGACTGAGGAAATTCAGTCGCTTAGGCTATAAGTGAGAACAGAATTTCCCAAAACCAGCCCACTCAGCCTGACCCCAGGCACTGACGAGTGAGCTGATTAAAACGCCGGTGTTATTGATTCCCGGCCCGCAGTATGGCTTCGCTCAGAATATCGGCCATCGCGTCCACTTCGGTTTCGTTGATGATCAGCGGTGGCAGTAGTCGTACTGTCGAGCCATGTCGGCCGCCGACTTCGGTGATAAGTCCGAGGGTCAGTGCTTCTCGTTGAATCTGGCGGGCGCGTTGGCCGTCCAGAGGGTGGTTGCCAAGTGCATCTTGTGGTTGTTCTGGGTCGACGATTTCCACACCGATCATTAATCCGCGGCCGCGCACTTCGCCAATGATGGGGCTGTGGATTTGTCTGAGCCTGGTGAGCAGTCGTTCTCCCATTTGTCCGGCGTGCAGGTGCAGCTGGTTGTGGTGCAGCCAGTTCATCACTACCTGACCGGTGGCCATGGCCAGCTGGTTGCCACGAAAGGTGCCGGCATGGGCACCGGGCTGCCAGGTATCCCAATCCTGGTGATACACCATGAGCGCGAGTGGCAGGCCACCGCCAATGGCTTTGGAGAGCACGATCATGTCCGGTTCGATACCGGCGTGCTGAAACGCAAAAATCTGCCCGGTGCGTCCCATGCCGGCCTGTACTTCATCCAGAATCAGGGCAATGCCGTGCTGGCGGGTCAGTCGTCTGAGTCCGCGCAGCCATTCCAGGTCAGCCGGCAACGCGCCGGCCTCTCCCTGAACCGCTTCCACGATGATTGCCGCCGGGGTCAGAACACCGGATTCCGGATCTGTCAGCATGCTTTCCAATTGATTCAAACTGGCCTGTACTCCGGCTGCGCCCAATCCATAGGGGCAGCGTCTGGCATGAGGGTAGGGGAGAAACTGCACGCCTGGCACCGTGGTACCCAGATGGCGTTTCGGCCCGAGGTTGCCCATCAGGCTCAGTGTGCCCTGGGTCATGCCGTGATAGGCACCGGCAAAGGCAATCACGTTGTGTCGACCGGTTGCGGTTTTGGCCAGTTTGATGGCGGCTTCTACGGCATCGGCGCCACAGGGACTGCAAAACTGCACCCGGCTGTTGGACTGTAAACCTGCCGGCAGCAGTGCAAATAATCGTTCGATGAATTCATCTTTGACCGGTGTGGTGAGATCCAGGGTCTGCATCGGTATACCGCTGCCAAGGGTTTGGCGGATGGCTTCCTGTATGTCCGGGTGGTGATGACCCAGGGCCAGGGTGCCGGCGGCAGCGAGGGCATCAATGTACAGCTGGCCACGGCTGTCTTCTACATAGATACCATGACCACGAACCAGTGCCAGAGGCAACCGGCGGGGATAACTGCGAGCGTTGGATTCACGTTGCTGCTGGCGTTCCAGTAATACATCGTTATCCAGGTTACGGTCTGATTGTTGCTGTAGTCGGGTTAGTGAGTCCGCAGGCGGTTGTGTGTGTGCAGAGGCGGAAGTAACCCGTGTTTCATCGATGCAGAGGTTGTCCATGTTTCGGGCTCATTCATTAGTATTAGATGCCATGGCATCTTTAAGGCTTTTTGGGCGCATATCTGTCCAGGTTTCCTTGATGTAGGCGAGACATTCGTCTTTAAGACCGCATT from Gynuella sunshinyii YC6258 carries:
- a CDS encoding lipopolysaccharide biosynthesis protein; its protein translation is MITKLKSLTKSKFVRNVAIVATGTAGAQAITMAFSPVITRLYGPEAFGMLGTFMAILTIVMPVAALAYPIAIVLPESDADAKGLARFSAGLAFAIAIVTALVLLAAGGSIAQILSLEAIGPFLMFIPIAMLFSAFQQILTQWLIRKKQFKITARVAVIQALVINFMKTGVGFLYPVGGALIVLATLGQMLLALLLLVGMRGRDTALPREDESTATIRELAKRHRDFPLFRAPQNAINAFSQSLPVLMLASLFGPSSAGFYSLGRTVMGVPLNLIAKSVGDVFYPRVTEAVNNKENVFRPILKTTLALAAIGIVPFTIVIALGPFLFSLVFGSEWAAAGEYARWLALWMFFGFINKPSVAAMPALGMQSWLLVYELFSTGLKVAALALGFYYFNDDLTAIALMCASGVVAYLALILKVLVRAYSGDFNG
- a CDS encoding class I SAM-dependent methyltransferase, producing the protein MDKQVEKKHYDFSKYVTKERWCSIWHQLDEVLGLEPESVLEVGPGPGLFKAVAGGFGLKVDTLDIAEDLNPDIIASAVDMPLSDKSYDVVCSFQMLEHIPFDMSKNALKEMARVSRNHIVISLPDAEIQWPYSLYVPKRGTKKLLLKRPFSKIKEHEFDGEHYWEINKKGYELQVIQGEIENSLEGFKLKKTYRVPENPYHRFFVFERI
- a CDS encoding diaminobutyrate--2-oxoglutarate transaminase; the protein is MDNLCIDETRVTSASAHTQPPADSLTRLQQQSDRNLDNDVLLERQQQRESNARSYPRRLPLALVRGHGIYVEDSRGQLYIDALAAAGTLALGHHHPDIQEAIRQTLGSGIPMQTLDLTTPVKDEFIERLFALLPAGLQSNSRVQFCSPCGADAVEAAIKLAKTATGRHNVIAFAGAYHGMTQGTLSLMGNLGPKRHLGTTVPGVQFLPYPHARRCPYGLGAAGVQASLNQLESMLTDPESGVLTPAAIIVEAVQGEAGALPADLEWLRGLRRLTRQHGIALILDEVQAGMGRTGQIFAFQHAGIEPDMIVLSKAIGGGLPLALMVYHQDWDTWQPGAHAGTFRGNQLAMATGQVVMNWLHHNQLHLHAGQMGERLLTRLRQIHSPIIGEVRGRGLMIGVEIVDPEQPQDALGNHPLDGQRARQIQREALTLGLITEVGGRHGSTVRLLPPLIINETEVDAMADILSEAILRAGNQ